One genomic window of Helicobacter canis includes the following:
- a CDS encoding antitoxin, with translation MTAKVFQSGNSLAIRLPKSLNLSKDCAFEIAKINESIVLTPSDKKWENLFSAVESFQGKLERTQESAQEREWQK, from the coding sequence ATGACCGCAAAAGTCTTTCAAAGTGGCAATTCACTAGCCATACGCCTACCAAAGTCGCTAAATCTTAGCAAGGATTGTGCGTTTGAGATCGCTAAGATCAATGAAAGCATAGTGCTAACCCCAAGCGATAAAAAGTGGGAAAATCTCTTTAGCGCGGTGGAGAGCTTTCAAGGCAAGCTAGAGCGAACGCAGGAGAGCGCACAGGAGCGAGAATGGCAAAAATAA
- a CDS encoding ATPase domain-containing protein: MDTLESLEQEILLSMVHYKEDIDEFLAITPRQVFSQKGSVILEKILTLQGKKALSTHSLMNALTTEQQSDEYVLELFSKAPNSSFVNLSQELITAYKLKMQKANGLKMIKASDNNTLLDLSMLDRAVESNEYKNLAQWIDYYATRPEQPKFKTKVGFLDSVFDGGIEVAQLVLISGDPEAGKTTLGLQVLENISHYAKVGFFSFEFTIEQYIRAKQAERKPPNLDNMYIINEGYELYTIAQNIKNLYRQGVKVFLIDSQMRITSPNGRNMEEEESLKFSLLAKLCHSLGILVFLIVQTSKSDRDNPMGSKKGGHEASIIIRIEHCKPEIEALREFSENSRMVILKKNKQTGKHFKEKVAFDPNTRKFASIEVGGEAITESVEMDKIIEVVSI, encoded by the coding sequence ATGGATACTTTAGAGAGCCTAGAGCAAGAGATTTTACTCTCGATGGTGCATTATAAAGAGGATATTGATGAGTTTCTAGCGATCACGCCGCGCCAAGTCTTTAGCCAAAAGGGCAGCGTGATTTTGGAGAAAATCTTAACCCTGCAAGGCAAGAAAGCCCTAAGCACACATAGCCTTATGAACGCTCTAACCACAGAGCAGCAAAGCGATGAATATGTGCTAGAACTTTTTAGCAAAGCTCCTAACTCTAGCTTTGTCAATCTCTCCCAAGAGCTTATCACAGCCTACAAGCTAAAAATGCAAAAGGCAAATGGGCTAAAGATGATAAAAGCAAGCGACAACAACACGCTTTTAGATCTCTCAATGCTAGATCGTGCCGTGGAGAGTAATGAGTATAAAAACCTAGCCCAATGGATCGACTACTATGCTACAAGACCAGAGCAGCCAAAGTTTAAGACAAAGGTAGGCTTTTTAGACTCTGTGTTTGATGGGGGGATAGAAGTAGCGCAACTTGTGCTAATCAGTGGCGATCCAGAAGCGGGGAAAACCACGCTAGGACTGCAAGTGCTAGAAAATATCAGCCACTATGCAAAGGTAGGCTTTTTTAGCTTTGAATTTACGATCGAGCAGTATATCCGCGCCAAGCAAGCAGAGAGAAAGCCGCCAAACCTTGATAATATGTATATCATAAACGAGGGCTATGAGCTTTACACCATCGCGCAAAATATCAAAAATCTCTATCGGCAGGGCGTGAAAGTCTTTTTGATCGACTCACAGATGAGAATCACTAGCCCAAATGGCAGAAATATGGAAGAGGAAGAGAGCTTAAAATTTAGCCTTTTAGCCAAGCTGTGCCACTCGTTAGGCATTTTAGTCTTTTTGATCGTGCAAACTTCTAAGAGCGATCGCGATAATCCTATGGGGAGCAAAAAGGGCGGACACGAAGCAAGCATAATAATCCGTATAGAACACTGCAAGCCAGAGATCGAAGCTTTGAGAGAGTTTAGCGAAAATAGCCGAATGGTGATCTTGAAAAAAAACAAGCAAACAGGCAAGCACTTCAAAGAGAAAGTCGCCTTTGATCCAAACACGCGCAAATTTGCGAGTATAGAGGTGGGGGGAGAGGCGATAACGGAAAGCGTGGAGATGGATAAGATCATAGAGGTGGTATCGATATAG
- a CDS encoding type II toxin-antitoxin system VapC family toxin has product MAKIMLDTNICIYILNNKPERIKSHFDKYELGEIAISAISVAELFFGVEKSRFKESNTLALHAFLAHLQVLEFGSKEAGAYAKIRADLERRKALIGAMDMLIASTALANDLTLITNDSKDFKRVVGLRLENWV; this is encoded by the coding sequence ATGGCAAAAATAATGCTAGATACAAATATTTGCATCTATATCCTAAACAACAAGCCAGAACGCATAAAAAGCCACTTTGACAAATATGAGCTCGGCGAGATAGCCATAAGCGCGATCAGCGTGGCGGAGCTGTTTTTTGGCGTGGAGAAATCACGCTTTAAAGAGAGCAACACGCTAGCTTTGCACGCGTTTTTAGCGCATTTGCAGGTGCTAGAGTTTGGGAGCAAGGAGGCAGGAGCGTATGCCAAAATCCGCGCGGATTTAGAGCGCAGAAAAGCACTTATAGGGGCTATGGATATGCTTATAGCAAGCACCGCGCTAGCAAATGATCTAACGCTTATAACCAACGATAGTAAAGACTTTAAGCGTGTAGTAGGCTTAAGGCTAGAAAATTGGGTGTGA
- a CDS encoding YopX family protein: protein MKLKDFDFRIWDNGQKYAGDVVKKYMGLSGFSDDAEVELWSGFYDKNGKKIYVGDMVKYRKYTKPLEVIYAESTFYIIHPSIEKEFQVDCGTRLQGIYDNRDNGYKDNKLECVEVIGNIHENAELRGQNE from the coding sequence ATGAAGCTAAAAGACTTTGATTTTAGGATTTGGGACAATGGGCAAAAGTATGCTGGAGATGTAGTTAAAAAATATATGGGGCTTAGTGGATTCAGCGATGATGCAGAAGTAGAGCTATGGAGTGGATTTTATGATAAGAATGGTAAAAAAATCTATGTCGGCGATATGGTGAAATATAGAAAATACACAAAACCGCTAGAAGTGATATATGCAGAAAGCACATTCTACATCATACACCCAAGCATTGAGAAAGAATTCCAAGTGGATTGTGGCACAAGACTACAAGGCATATATGATAACAGAGACAATGGCTACAAAGACAATAAGCTAGAGTGTGTGGAAGTCATAGGGAATATACACGAGAACGCAGAGCTAAGGGGGCAGAATGAGTAA